The proteins below come from a single Gemmatimonadota bacterium genomic window:
- a CDS encoding ATP-binding protein — MKDAIFAADFGDVISGHAGAPEVYLDPQLFFRNTHPARDLVRIVREVFGALANEKEPGLALRLSTGFGGGKTHTLLTLWHLAGNVAKSGLGVELLPAQGRPKTVHVAAVDGAKAGHPVFAQHGGVVVKSLAGELAYLLGGASAVTTLGAADDVAAQPTEAAIEAFLPDGPVLILLDELVLYLSGLDDQGRKNTLNVVNKLVAIASRRPQTVLVVTDPGAQPSYAGESADLGKVLVAARALDELLGRKTSDFDPIGSESAKVIARRLFESVDVDAASDTAKAYHALYARVADEHPGSLPANARTEEYAKRIADSYPFHPRLLDTAKDRLGALADFQRSRGVLRLFARIIRDVWERKDDVDLITAGEVDFSSTRIRGDLLQRLNKGTIRGSRFGGRNRARQ, encoded by the coding sequence TTGAAGGACGCGATCTTCGCGGCGGACTTCGGCGATGTCATCTCAGGACACGCCGGTGCGCCGGAGGTGTACCTCGACCCGCAGCTCTTCTTCCGCAACACGCACCCAGCGCGCGACCTCGTGCGCATTGTGCGCGAGGTGTTCGGGGCGCTCGCAAACGAGAAGGAGCCCGGCCTGGCGCTGCGTCTCAGCACGGGCTTTGGCGGCGGCAAGACGCATACGTTGCTCACCCTCTGGCACCTGGCCGGCAACGTCGCCAAGTCCGGGCTAGGTGTCGAGCTGCTCCCCGCCCAAGGGCGCCCCAAGACGGTGCACGTGGCCGCCGTGGACGGCGCCAAGGCTGGCCACCCGGTCTTTGCCCAACACGGTGGGGTGGTGGTCAAAAGCCTTGCTGGCGAGCTGGCGTACCTGCTCGGCGGCGCCTCGGCGGTCACGACACTCGGGGCGGCTGACGACGTCGCCGCCCAGCCGACGGAGGCCGCCATCGAGGCGTTCCTCCCCGACGGCCCAGTGCTGATTCTGCTCGACGAGCTGGTGCTCTACCTCTCCGGGCTCGACGACCAAGGACGCAAGAACACACTCAACGTCGTCAACAAGCTGGTTGCCATCGCGTCGCGCCGGCCGCAGACGGTACTGGTGGTCACCGACCCCGGCGCCCAGCCCAGCTACGCGGGTGAATCGGCCGACCTGGGCAAGGTGCTCGTCGCCGCTCGCGCTCTCGATGAACTACTCGGTCGCAAGACCAGCGACTTCGATCCCATCGGCTCGGAATCGGCCAAGGTGATCGCCCGCCGGCTCTTCGAGTCGGTGGATGTGGACGCTGCGTCGGACACGGCCAAGGCGTATCACGCGCTGTATGCACGCGTCGCCGATGAACATCCCGGCAGCCTTCCGGCAAACGCTCGCACCGAGGAATACGCCAAGCGTATCGCCGACTCGTATCCGTTCCACCCCCGGCTCCTCGATACCGCGAAGGACCGCCTCGGCGCGCTCGCCGACTTCCAACGCTCCCGCGGTGTGCTGCGCCTGTTCGCGCGCATCATTCGCGACGTGTGGGAGCGCAAGGACGACGTCGACCTCATCACAGCGGGCGAGGTGGACTTCTCAAGCACACGCATTCGTGGCGACCTGCTGCAACGGCTCAACAAAGGAACAATTCGAGGCAGCCGTTTCGGCGGACGTAATCGCGCACGCCAGTGA
- a CDS encoding SWF/SNF helicase family protein, translating to MQTHPWEPWDLLAVLGEGAPWMSDFGVVRNYYESLAAAQDVPVPMDRGRAIAATVTEDGAFPQLPVTTAELATKLFVAGREGRHKLVGLLRDGAPLGRRMHRNTRQTLRMYHQLGLIARPPATRKIQDVRYEFTNPDERALYDGIQSYVERRFQELEAERPGKGFVMTVYRRRAASSPLALRRSLERRKQGLETVARGAAANTADELDTSDQQDIDEMMGGAPAPRFASSLPDDPVVARQELRDVQRLLDLLTGLGGADSKLEQFVGALHHATDDGRACLVFSEFTDTVEYLRDALFPSLGAGVACYTGDGGLVFDDGRWRHVTKQEITERLSARKIRVLVCSDAASEGLNLQTAGALINYDLPWNPARVEQRIGRIDRIGQLATDLRIVNLVLADSVDERVYQVLSLRCDLFQSYVGAMQPVLSIARRMLLGVKPFSAAELTAEANRAAADALANAAFQGAQQLPPKDKPPGVTIEDLVQAHGLLRDGKMVEARGGQRVLAASSAELASDPNAVPLSALQAEVRTLGQALHASGDRVPLVLDAVDEGSFRVVVAVWAGEDGNEIVERAERLEALLAMWTGATISEARWSEAHAVARDHARQMVLAMRQKANVEELEALGRQVEAARRRLLRELARFIACAADGDEAFNVAFHRAMQRGGQVGALLVRAHGLVGYPEWPGAVMRDAAEFVSRLSANQRTNVLLGTPLEAAVRDPRWTAVTTLAAMQALFHASDAVGAAS from the coding sequence ATGCAGACGCATCCGTGGGAACCGTGGGACTTGCTTGCAGTGCTTGGTGAGGGCGCGCCGTGGATGTCGGACTTCGGAGTCGTGCGCAACTACTACGAATCGCTGGCGGCAGCGCAGGACGTACCAGTGCCGATGGATCGGGGCCGCGCGATCGCGGCGACGGTGACCGAGGACGGAGCCTTTCCCCAACTGCCGGTAACGACTGCGGAGCTTGCGACGAAACTGTTTGTCGCAGGTCGCGAAGGTCGTCATAAGCTCGTGGGACTGTTGCGCGATGGTGCGCCTCTCGGACGACGGATGCATCGGAACACGCGGCAAACGTTGCGGATGTATCACCAGCTCGGCTTGATCGCACGTCCGCCGGCGACGCGCAAGATCCAGGATGTGCGCTACGAGTTTACCAACCCGGACGAGCGCGCGCTATACGATGGCATCCAGTCGTACGTGGAACGTCGCTTTCAGGAGCTTGAAGCGGAGCGGCCCGGCAAGGGCTTTGTGATGACCGTGTACCGCCGCCGAGCGGCGAGTTCACCGTTGGCGTTGCGTCGTAGTCTGGAGCGTCGCAAGCAGGGCCTTGAGACCGTGGCGCGGGGTGCGGCCGCGAATACTGCCGACGAGCTGGATACATCCGACCAGCAAGACATTGACGAAATGATGGGGGGCGCGCCCGCGCCACGGTTCGCGTCGTCGTTACCGGATGATCCCGTTGTCGCGCGACAAGAGTTGCGAGACGTGCAGCGACTGCTTGATCTTCTCACCGGATTGGGCGGCGCCGATTCGAAGCTCGAACAGTTCGTCGGGGCGTTGCATCATGCGACAGACGATGGTCGCGCGTGCCTGGTGTTCTCCGAGTTCACGGACACGGTAGAGTATCTGAGAGACGCTCTGTTCCCGAGTCTTGGTGCCGGCGTGGCCTGCTACACAGGCGACGGGGGCCTGGTGTTTGACGACGGGCGTTGGCGGCACGTGACCAAGCAAGAGATCACGGAGCGGTTGTCGGCGCGAAAGATACGGGTGCTGGTCTGCTCGGACGCCGCGAGCGAAGGACTCAACCTTCAGACCGCCGGCGCGTTGATCAACTATGACCTCCCGTGGAACCCGGCCCGTGTCGAGCAACGGATCGGGCGCATCGATCGCATTGGGCAACTTGCCACCGACCTGCGCATCGTCAACCTCGTCCTCGCGGATAGCGTGGACGAGCGGGTGTACCAGGTGTTGAGCCTTCGCTGTGACCTGTTCCAAAGTTACGTGGGGGCGATGCAGCCGGTGCTGTCGATCGCGCGACGAATGTTGCTCGGCGTAAAGCCATTCAGTGCCGCAGAGCTCACGGCCGAAGCGAACCGCGCCGCAGCGGACGCGCTGGCCAACGCGGCGTTTCAGGGGGCGCAGCAGCTACCTCCGAAAGACAAGCCGCCTGGTGTGACGATCGAGGATCTTGTGCAGGCGCACGGCCTGCTGCGGGACGGCAAGATGGTGGAGGCCCGGGGCGGGCAGCGCGTGCTGGCCGCGTCGTCTGCGGAGCTGGCTTCGGATCCGAACGCGGTGCCGCTCTCGGCGCTTCAGGCAGAGGTGCGCACGCTGGGGCAGGCATTGCACGCGTCCGGCGACCGCGTGCCGCTGGTGCTCGACGCTGTGGACGAGGGCTCATTTCGGGTAGTTGTTGCCGTCTGGGCCGGTGAGGATGGGAACGAGATCGTAGAGCGCGCTGAACGCCTTGAGGCGCTACTCGCGATGTGGACTGGCGCGACGATCTCGGAAGCGAGGTGGTCCGAGGCGCATGCAGTCGCACGCGATCACGCGCGGCAGATGGTGCTCGCTATGCGCCAAAAGGCGAACGTTGAGGAACTGGAAGCGCTGGGTCGGCAGGTGGAGGCCGCCCGGCGTCGTCTCCTTCGTGAACTGGCTCGGTTCATCGCGTGTGCTGCCGATGGCGATGAAGCGTTCAACGTGGCGTTCCATCGGGCGATGCAACGCGGCGGACAGGTGGGCGCGCTGCTAGTGCGCGCTCACGGTCTGGTTGGGTATCCCGAGTGGCCGGGTGCGGTGATGCGTGACGCGGCGGAGTTTGTCTCTCGGCTCAGCGCGAACCAGCGGACGAATGTGCTGCTAGGGACTCCGTTGGAGGCGGCGGTTCGGGATCCGCGGTGGACGGCGGTGACGACGCTGGCCGCGATGCAGGCCCTGTTTCACGCATCCGACGCGGTGGGCGCCGCGTCGTAG
- a CDS encoding recombinase family protein, with amino-acid sequence MLPEFRRWTERVAAAGGMSWRVRYVRKSTESTERQVASHAQQIEAMDQRWGVVDPVWYWRDNASGTSFNRPAYQDLLDFCRQNPAPKSVGARIELYDPSRFARVLDADGEPDLIAFQTAFNTFESLGWRLHFVSRERTGNVLIDSMMIAVEAYNSPAYSQKLSRDVRRGVREHAKAGWWTHGGAPWGTKRLDTRTGRLLEKGELATAGGGGVSLVPDPLVLELWTRAARRIVAGASLEAVGRELFDEGHLGLRGGRLGHSAIKKLLTNRALIGRVQYMADGRGERARHEVPAHWSPMVDVDLFEHVAGKLSSRTVNGGGRHRRKRESYPLAPVCAHCGLEYNGGRNKAEQGSKRCYTHANPKRRAQPELYERMHAAGCSVWSVDAGEIETRIKDLIVRERASESFESDVRDLLHNRDERRKEAELLIEQARARLSESERKYKSLARTVSRLAEGTGDPSDDDALITELKAAKRQVATAEGAVREAERFAHSHEDAWQRLSGIIHETRNIGQVWDRCSPEDRAALFDYWALDVIVVVERIPEKRRANFKTAVVTLRTAPHAPRYFEIESGSSSRARRADDISSRTSGSGSSTNRSRSAVAASEDPSRPSAHAAWPRTSDDSSRSAAMSAGASSTKPTLPKTTAALRRKPENLARFMGEPLNDSVYSATDIPSRRLASDLASMPSTTGRGANLSSVNGSENLRLYGHTSWQMSQP; translated from the coding sequence ATGCTGCCGGAATTTCGTAGGTGGACGGAACGCGTGGCCGCGGCGGGGGGCATGTCGTGGCGCGTGCGCTACGTGCGCAAGAGCACGGAGTCGACTGAACGCCAGGTCGCTTCGCACGCGCAGCAGATCGAAGCCATGGACCAGAGGTGGGGCGTCGTGGATCCCGTCTGGTACTGGCGTGACAACGCGTCCGGCACGTCGTTCAACCGGCCGGCGTATCAGGACCTGCTTGACTTCTGTCGGCAGAACCCGGCACCTAAATCGGTCGGTGCTCGCATCGAACTGTACGACCCGAGCCGCTTTGCTCGTGTGCTTGATGCGGACGGGGAGCCCGACCTGATCGCGTTTCAGACGGCATTCAACACCTTCGAGTCTTTGGGCTGGCGGCTGCATTTCGTGTCGCGCGAACGAACGGGAAATGTGCTCATCGACTCGATGATGATCGCAGTCGAAGCCTACAACTCTCCGGCGTACTCACAAAAACTGTCTCGCGACGTTCGCCGCGGTGTGCGCGAGCATGCCAAGGCTGGGTGGTGGACGCATGGTGGCGCCCCGTGGGGAACGAAACGACTCGACACGCGCACTGGGCGCCTCCTGGAGAAGGGCGAACTGGCGACCGCGGGCGGCGGTGGGGTTTCGCTAGTGCCGGACCCTCTCGTCCTTGAATTGTGGACTCGAGCCGCGCGGCGAATCGTTGCCGGTGCATCGCTCGAGGCCGTCGGCCGTGAGCTCTTCGATGAAGGGCACCTGGGGCTCCGCGGTGGGCGGCTGGGGCATAGCGCCATCAAGAAGCTGCTGACCAATCGCGCGCTAATCGGGCGGGTGCAATACATGGCGGATGGCCGAGGTGAGCGCGCGCGTCACGAAGTACCCGCACACTGGTCGCCAATGGTCGATGTGGATCTCTTCGAGCACGTGGCTGGCAAACTCTCCTCGCGCACCGTCAATGGTGGCGGCCGACACCGCCGAAAGCGCGAATCCTATCCTCTGGCTCCCGTCTGCGCGCACTGCGGCTTGGAATACAACGGGGGGCGCAACAAGGCCGAGCAGGGCAGCAAGCGCTGCTATACGCACGCGAATCCTAAGCGTCGTGCACAGCCCGAGCTTTACGAGAGGATGCACGCGGCTGGCTGCAGCGTTTGGAGCGTCGATGCCGGCGAGATCGAGACCCGTATCAAGGACCTGATCGTTCGCGAACGCGCGAGCGAGAGTTTCGAGAGCGATGTGCGCGATCTCCTCCACAACCGCGATGAGCGGCGCAAAGAGGCGGAGCTTCTGATCGAGCAGGCACGCGCGCGCTTGTCTGAGAGCGAGCGAAAGTACAAGTCGCTTGCACGAACGGTGTCTAGGCTGGCGGAGGGTACGGGGGATCCCTCCGATGACGACGCACTCATCACAGAATTGAAGGCCGCCAAACGCCAGGTTGCGACAGCAGAAGGCGCCGTGCGAGAGGCGGAGCGCTTTGCGCATTCCCACGAAGATGCGTGGCAGCGATTGTCCGGGATCATTCACGAGACGCGAAACATCGGGCAAGTGTGGGATCGATGCTCGCCCGAGGATCGCGCCGCACTGTTTGACTATTGGGCGCTCGACGTGATCGTCGTCGTCGAGCGGATCCCGGAGAAACGTCGGGCCAACTTCAAGACAGCGGTTGTCACGTTGCGCACCGCGCCACACGCTCCACGCTACTTCGAAATCGAATCAGGGAGCTCGTCGCGTGCGCGGAGGGCGGACGATATCTCGTCGCGAACATCGGGGTCGGGCTCGTCGACCAATCGCTCGCGCAGTGCGGTCGCTGCGAGCGAGGATCCGAGTCGCCCCAGTGCCCACGCTGCATGGCCGCGCACCAGTGATGACTCGTCGCGTAGTGCGGCAATGAGCGCGGGCGCGTCGTCCACCAAACCAACGTTGCCCAAGACGACGGCCGCGTTGCGTCGCAAGCCGGAGAACTTGGCGCGCTTCATGGGCGAGCCCCTGAATGACTCTGTGTATTCTGCGACCGACATCCCCAGCAGGCGCCTCGCGAGCGATCTTGCATCCATGCCGTCCACCACGGGACGGGGGGCAAATCTGAGTTCCGTCAACGGCAGTGAGAATTTACGGTTGTACGGACACACGTCCTGGCAGATGTCACAGCCGTAG
- a CDS encoding MobA/MobL family protein, translating to MSIYHLSFSSISRSQGRSSCAASAYRWGRLGGPITDERLGVTFHYPKKRHVAFACLVGWAGDNASLWNKAEATERRRNSVVAREVQVAIPRELAPDSQIALAVAFATFLRETHGVAVDVAVHNPRARDGESQPHAHLLMTTRRVADDGSFGEKTRELDSLKTRSASVEVIRSSWAAMCNTALEDAGVSERVDHRSYACQGVDKETVHVDRAALALEEKGVATAAVAESNRAVNRNARRKARVVPPPMATTDAIMHNESRQPVRGARGRPR from the coding sequence GTGTCGATCTATCACTTGTCGTTCAGTTCGATCTCGCGGTCGCAGGGCCGCAGTAGCTGCGCTGCTTCGGCCTATCGGTGGGGGCGGCTTGGCGGCCCCATCACCGATGAACGACTTGGGGTGACGTTTCACTACCCCAAGAAGCGGCACGTCGCTTTTGCGTGCCTCGTCGGCTGGGCCGGGGACAACGCATCGCTCTGGAACAAGGCGGAGGCAACAGAGCGACGTCGCAACAGCGTCGTCGCACGCGAGGTGCAGGTCGCGATCCCGCGCGAACTGGCGCCGGATTCTCAGATCGCACTCGCAGTCGCCTTCGCCACGTTTCTGCGCGAAACGCACGGCGTGGCGGTCGACGTGGCGGTGCACAACCCGCGTGCGCGCGATGGCGAGAGCCAGCCGCATGCGCACCTGTTGATGACCACGCGACGAGTCGCCGACGACGGCAGCTTCGGCGAAAAGACGCGTGAACTCGACTCCCTCAAAACGCGCAGTGCGAGCGTCGAGGTGATTCGGTCATCGTGGGCCGCCATGTGTAACACCGCCCTCGAAGACGCTGGTGTTTCGGAGCGCGTCGATCACCGGTCGTACGCGTGCCAGGGCGTTGACAAGGAGACAGTTCACGTCGACAGAGCAGCGCTTGCTTTGGAGGAAAAGGGCGTCGCTACGGCTGCCGTGGCGGAATCAAATCGAGCGGTCAACCGAAACGCCCGCCGCAAGGCGCGCGTGGTGCCGCCACCGATGGCGACGACCGACGCCATCATGCACAACGAGTCCCGGCAGCCCGTACGTGGAGCTCGTGGCAGGCCGCGTTAG
- a CDS encoding DUF1156 domain-containing protein: MTQTQAKARAAMTGTGGKPRVLIEEWLPAAAIGVECIRERSTGQQPPDKRMHVWWARRPLTASRAAVLGSLLPADFPRDVFERLLGFGRPSGDLVRIRRLMDAGVRIPGGFGVGRAFTRGLPDRDLDQAHAAMRELWGEDVAVIDPMSGGGSIPLEAARIGVRSLANEYNPVACSVLEATTDYPFRYGPEFADRARHWGREWLKRIEPRLVKFFPKRKDGLVHAYIYARTVPCPDTGHDTPLVPDWSLLKPKGGLQVVAEPVADKQAGTWSIRVREVGDGRGQLRQAPPPSYKKGQGISIFSTNLIPAEYIKAKAQAGEMRSRLYAVAVKTPQGLMFEAPEPSDLDAIEAAGHELATHRATWERASVLPTELYPEASSDPRPRVYGMPRWADMFSARQLLGMGVLVEELRKLRPEIERVEGEERGAAVEHLLAFVVDKFANWNSALSSWNVLEKTLRSVFDRHDFAFKSTYAEMAPCGSGGGLAWAMESVIDAWQKLAALPRAGSASPVRLTMGSATALPGIEDGTLAAVVVDPPYDDNVQYSELADFFYVWLKRTQGHRHPDWFATYLCEHDEEAVVNISRFRDDGETAKAAKEKARQHYRELMTGTFRECHRVLQDDGVLTVMFTHKKQEAWEALFTSLIRSGFTITATWPIKTESENSLHQAKKNAAQSTVFRVARKRDPEAGIGYFDRAMQQELRQRAESAADRLQKEGLNAVDQLVGSFGPALEVYSRYAEVRTDTGDEVGVDRAIDIASDAVSNWRIQQLAARGLEGVEPEGKFALLCWDVLGAAEFRFNEAKLLGHAVGMDVTQLAAAGLVKRTADKVNIQSAKDRRRDKAIEDADEAGKGGKVHPNDAAYKTAVDGCHALALRYAEAGGGTAGVGAARSLARQQGWDKDSAVARLMAALVQAAPAGVRIERGKTSAAAKFPEFRAWHALLFPLFGLPAPDWTERLPEIIDGGLFAAVDSSDEPELEADEEAEDEDDAEDEE, from the coding sequence ATGACGCAGACGCAGGCGAAGGCGCGCGCGGCGATGACGGGGACGGGCGGAAAGCCACGGGTACTGATCGAAGAGTGGCTGCCGGCCGCAGCGATTGGCGTGGAATGCATCCGCGAGCGTTCTACGGGTCAGCAGCCTCCCGACAAGCGGATGCATGTCTGGTGGGCCCGGCGGCCTTTGACAGCCTCGCGCGCCGCGGTGCTTGGTTCCTTGCTGCCCGCGGATTTTCCGCGGGATGTCTTTGAACGGTTGCTGGGATTCGGTCGCCCGAGCGGCGACCTCGTTCGCATTCGACGTCTGATGGACGCGGGTGTCCGCATTCCGGGCGGCTTTGGTGTGGGCCGTGCGTTCACGCGCGGGCTGCCGGACCGCGACCTCGACCAGGCGCACGCGGCTATGCGCGAGCTCTGGGGTGAGGACGTCGCCGTGATCGATCCTATGTCCGGAGGCGGATCGATTCCTCTCGAAGCAGCGCGCATCGGCGTCCGGTCCCTGGCAAACGAGTACAACCCTGTCGCCTGTAGTGTGCTCGAAGCCACGACGGACTATCCGTTCCGCTACGGGCCGGAGTTCGCGGATCGTGCTCGTCATTGGGGGCGCGAGTGGCTGAAGCGCATCGAGCCGCGGCTCGTGAAGTTCTTCCCGAAGCGGAAGGATGGTCTTGTTCACGCGTACATCTACGCCCGCACCGTGCCCTGCCCAGACACGGGCCATGACACTCCGCTTGTTCCCGACTGGTCGCTGCTCAAACCAAAGGGCGGGCTTCAGGTGGTGGCAGAGCCGGTGGCGGACAAACAGGCGGGCACTTGGTCTATCCGCGTGCGCGAAGTGGGCGACGGTCGAGGGCAACTAAGACAGGCACCGCCGCCGAGCTATAAGAAGGGTCAAGGAATCTCAATCTTCAGCACCAACCTGATCCCGGCCGAGTACATCAAAGCCAAGGCGCAGGCAGGAGAGATGAGGAGCCGGCTATACGCGGTCGCGGTGAAGACGCCGCAGGGCTTGATGTTCGAGGCGCCGGAGCCTTCGGACTTGGATGCGATCGAGGCGGCGGGCCACGAGCTGGCGACGCATCGGGCGACGTGGGAGCGAGCCAGTGTACTTCCGACAGAGCTGTACCCAGAGGCATCAAGCGATCCACGTCCGCGCGTCTACGGGATGCCACGATGGGCAGACATGTTCTCGGCCCGGCAGTTATTGGGGATGGGTGTTCTAGTCGAGGAGTTGCGAAAGCTGCGTCCTGAGATCGAACGAGTCGAAGGCGAGGAGCGCGGGGCTGCGGTGGAGCATTTGCTGGCGTTCGTAGTTGACAAGTTTGCCAACTGGAACAGCGCTCTGTCCTCCTGGAATGTTCTCGAAAAGACGCTACGAAGTGTTTTTGATCGCCACGATTTTGCGTTTAAGTCAACGTACGCTGAGATGGCTCCTTGCGGCTCGGGTGGAGGCCTTGCATGGGCGATGGAGAGCGTGATCGACGCGTGGCAAAAGCTCGCCGCACTCCCACGCGCTGGATCTGCCTCACCAGTTCGACTGACGATGGGTTCCGCTACGGCACTGCCCGGCATCGAAGATGGTACGCTGGCGGCTGTCGTCGTCGACCCACCTTATGACGACAACGTGCAGTACTCGGAGTTAGCCGACTTCTTTTACGTCTGGCTCAAGCGAACGCAAGGGCACCGCCATCCCGACTGGTTCGCGACATATCTCTGCGAGCACGACGAAGAGGCCGTCGTCAACATCAGCCGCTTTCGCGACGACGGCGAAACGGCAAAGGCTGCCAAAGAGAAGGCGCGACAGCACTACCGCGAACTCATGACCGGCACGTTTCGTGAGTGCCATCGTGTGCTGCAGGACGACGGCGTCCTCACGGTGATGTTCACGCACAAGAAGCAGGAGGCGTGGGAAGCACTCTTCACTTCACTCATTCGGTCGGGCTTTACCATAACGGCTACTTGGCCCATCAAGACTGAGAGTGAGAACAGCCTGCATCAAGCCAAGAAGAACGCGGCGCAAAGCACCGTTTTCCGCGTAGCCCGCAAGCGAGACCCCGAAGCCGGCATAGGCTACTTCGACCGCGCAATGCAGCAGGAGCTACGACAGCGCGCGGAATCGGCCGCCGACCGGTTGCAGAAGGAAGGGCTAAACGCCGTGGACCAGCTCGTCGGCTCGTTTGGCCCGGCGCTCGAGGTGTACAGTCGCTACGCCGAGGTACGAACCGACACGGGCGACGAAGTGGGCGTGGATCGCGCGATCGACATTGCCTCGGACGCTGTCAGCAACTGGCGCATCCAGCAGCTCGCGGCGCGTGGCCTTGAGGGCGTGGAGCCCGAAGGCAAGTTCGCGCTCCTCTGTTGGGACGTGCTCGGTGCTGCGGAGTTCCGCTTCAACGAGGCCAAGCTGCTCGGCCACGCCGTGGGCATGGATGTCACGCAACTCGCCGCTGCCGGACTCGTGAAGCGCACCGCCGACAAGGTGAACATTCAGTCGGCCAAGGATCGTCGTCGCGACAAGGCAATCGAAGATGCCGACGAGGCCGGCAAGGGGGGTAAGGTGCACCCCAACGATGCCGCCTACAAGACCGCGGTTGACGGTTGTCATGCACTTGCGCTCCGGTACGCAGAGGCGGGCGGAGGCACGGCCGGTGTAGGTGCCGCGCGCTCGCTCGCGCGTCAGCAAGGGTGGGACAAGGACTCGGCTGTTGCCCGGCTGATGGCGGCGCTGGTGCAGGCCGCCCCGGCGGGGGTTCGCATCGAGCGCGGCAAAACTAGCGCGGCCGCCAAGTTCCCCGAGTTCCGGGCGTGGCACGCGCTGTTGTTCCCACTGTTCGGCCTTCCCGCCCCGGACTGGACCGAGAGGTTGCCGGAGATCATCGACGGCGGGCTCTTCGCCGCGGTCGATTCGTCAGACGAACCGGAACTGGAGGCCGACGAGGAGGCGGAGGACGAGGACGACGCGGAAGACGAGGAGTAG
- a CDS encoding NAD(P)H-dependent oxidoreductase: MHLLAISGSLRARSSNRELLRAVTLLAPPDTVVDFFEGLNSLPHFNPDDDGIGAVLPPSVVSLRQAIAQCDALLISSPEYAHGVPGSLKNALDWLVSGAEMVDKPTALLTASTHSRFVHAALAETLRTMSTLITPATTRVVPLDGRRLQAEAIAADPELSTVLRETLSALGALVAGAPRRES, translated from the coding sequence GTGCACCTGCTCGCGATCTCCGGGAGCCTTCGGGCGCGGTCGTCCAATCGCGAGCTGCTGCGTGCCGTTACCCTGCTCGCACCACCGGACACCGTCGTCGACTTCTTCGAGGGGCTCAACTCCCTTCCGCACTTCAATCCGGACGATGACGGCATCGGTGCCGTGCTGCCGCCGAGCGTGGTGTCGCTACGGCAGGCGATCGCGCAGTGCGACGCGCTCCTGATCTCCAGCCCCGAGTACGCGCACGGCGTCCCCGGTTCGTTGAAGAACGCGCTCGACTGGCTGGTGAGCGGGGCGGAGATGGTCGACAAACCGACCGCGCTGCTGACGGCCTCGACCCATTCGCGCTTCGTGCACGCGGCGCTGGCCGAGACGCTGCGGACGATGTCGACGCTGATCACGCCGGCCACCACGCGGGTCGTTCCGCTCGATGGGCGACGTTTGCAGGCCGAGGCGATCGCTGCCGATCCCGAGCTGTCGACGGTGCTTCGCGAAACGCTCTCGGCGCTTGGGGCACTGGTGGCCGGAGCGCCGCGCCGGGAATCGTGA